In Desertifilum tharense IPPAS B-1220, one DNA window encodes the following:
- the hetR gene encoding heterocyst differentiation master regulator HetR: MTNDLDLIKRLSPSAMDQIMLYLAFSAMRTSGHRHGAFLDAAATAAKCAIYMTYLEQGQNLRMTGHLHHIEPKRVKVIVEEVRQALTEGKLLKMLGSQEPRYLIQLPYVWLEHYPWYPGRSRIPGTSLTSEEKRQIEQKLPDLLPDAQLVNSFQFMELIEFLHARAQEDLPPERRMPLSEALAEHIKRRLLYSGTVTRIDSPWGMPFYALTRSTYSPSDDEERTYVMVEDTARYFQLMRDWAEKQPKVMRVLEELDIPPERLEQALDELDEVIRHWADRYHQAGGEPMVVQMVFGPKTE; this comes from the coding sequence ATGACAAATGACCTCGATCTGATCAAACGCCTTAGCCCTAGTGCAATGGATCAGATCATGCTGTATCTGGCCTTCAGCGCAATGCGAACCAGCGGGCATAGGCATGGTGCCTTTCTAGATGCAGCAGCAACCGCCGCAAAATGTGCTATTTATATGACCTACCTAGAACAAGGTCAAAACCTCCGGATGACTGGGCACCTTCATCATATTGAACCGAAACGGGTGAAGGTTATTGTCGAGGAGGTTCGGCAAGCGCTCACGGAAGGTAAGTTGTTAAAGATGCTCGGTTCCCAAGAGCCGCGCTATCTGATTCAGTTACCTTATGTTTGGTTAGAGCATTACCCCTGGTATCCGGGTCGATCCCGCATTCCGGGAACCAGTCTAACATCAGAAGAAAAACGGCAAATTGAACAGAAACTTCCTGATTTATTGCCAGATGCTCAATTAGTGAACTCTTTTCAATTTATGGAGCTAATTGAGTTTTTGCACGCTCGCGCCCAGGAAGATTTGCCTCCAGAACGCCGGATGCCTTTGAGCGAAGCCTTAGCAGAACATATCAAGCGTCGTTTGCTCTATTCTGGTACCGTGACTCGAATCGATTCCCCTTGGGGAATGCCGTTTTACGCTCTGACTCGCTCCACTTATTCCCCTTCGGATGATGAAGAGCGCACCTATGTCATGGTGGAAGATACGGCTCGCTATTTTCAACTCATGCGCGATTGGGCTGAAAAACAACCCAAGGTGATGCGCGTTTTGGAAGAACTCGATATTCCTCCCGAACGACTCGAACAAGCACTCGATGAGTTAGATGAGGTGATCCGTCACTGGGCGGATCGATACCATCAAGCCGGGGGCGAACCGATGGTGGTTCAAATGGTATTCGGTCCCAAAACAGAGTGA
- a CDS encoding FAD-dependent oxidoreductase: MAHQVLTVDVLVVGGGTGGTAAAIQSARCGVKTALVSEFPWLGGMLTSAGVSVPDGNELNALQTGLWGAFLREVQQRQPGGLDWSWVSFFSFDPRLGAEIFAEWVAALPNLHWICGQVPQEVKRKGDRILGVRFEDWLINAQITLDATELGDVLALAEIPHRWGWEYQSEFNEPSAPTGPTTLTQRYPVQVPTWVFLLQDYGEGNCAPEIPPSAMDRAEHFIGAWDNYGPERFLSYGRLPDGRMMINWPIRGNDYGEGVGRLVAGQGEAQQFRQEAYWHSLSFAQWIQQHLGRRYGLAEHSFPHSPLKSPVKPIHSGFALHPYYRESRRLQGLGTVTENEILPLTGGRVAALPTNERGEISAIAIGNYANDHHYPSGDYPLAPKSIRWGGRWTGTPFAIPYEALIPQAMDGLLACEKNISVSHIANGATRLQPVVLNTGQAAGMAAALCVRQGCQPRELSVRVLQEALLTDAIAPAAIIPLYNLPPNHPRWLDWQRSYLNSPEQYPPDGNCPDWDLPAPHSSQSYSGLFQRHDAQTYTVCLDASAETWKLVTLDAQVDRQLQAYGDRQPIHLWGRFNSAGNWLLVEKIGDRHLDKITI; this comes from the coding sequence ATGGCGCATCAAGTCTTAACCGTTGATGTTTTAGTGGTGGGGGGCGGAACCGGAGGCACGGCGGCGGCCATTCAATCAGCCCGTTGCGGCGTCAAAACCGCCTTAGTCAGCGAGTTTCCCTGGTTGGGAGGGATGCTCACCTCGGCGGGGGTTTCGGTTCCTGACGGAAACGAACTCAACGCCTTGCAAACAGGGTTGTGGGGCGCATTTTTGCGAGAAGTGCAACAGCGCCAACCGGGAGGACTCGATTGGAGTTGGGTGAGTTTTTTTAGCTTCGATCCGCGTTTGGGGGCGGAGATTTTCGCCGAATGGGTCGCCGCTTTACCGAATCTGCACTGGATTTGCGGACAGGTGCCCCAGGAAGTCAAGCGAAAGGGCGATCGCATTCTGGGCGTTCGCTTCGAGGATTGGCTGATTAACGCCCAAATTACCCTAGATGCCACGGAACTCGGAGATGTTCTGGCTTTAGCAGAAATTCCCCACCGCTGGGGATGGGAATACCAATCGGAATTTAACGAACCCAGCGCCCCCACAGGGCCAACGACTCTAACCCAACGCTATCCGGTACAAGTCCCCACCTGGGTTTTCCTGTTACAAGATTATGGGGAAGGCAATTGCGCCCCGGAAATTCCCCCCTCGGCGATGGATCGCGCCGAACATTTTATCGGAGCTTGGGACAATTATGGCCCAGAGCGCTTTCTGAGTTACGGTCGCCTCCCCGATGGGCGGATGATGATCAATTGGCCGATTCGCGGAAATGACTACGGGGAAGGGGTGGGGCGGTTGGTCGCCGGTCAGGGTGAAGCTCAACAGTTTCGCCAGGAAGCCTACTGGCATTCCCTGAGTTTTGCCCAGTGGATACAGCAACACCTGGGACGGCGCTATGGTTTGGCGGAACATAGCTTTCCCCATTCCCCCTTAAAATCGCCTGTAAAGCCCATTCATTCTGGGTTCGCGCTCCATCCTTATTATCGGGAAAGTCGCCGCTTGCAGGGCTTGGGAACGGTGACAGAGAACGAGATTTTACCGCTGACGGGGGGACGGGTGGCGGCGTTACCGACTAACGAGCGAGGGGAAATCAGCGCGATCGCGATCGGTAACTATGCCAACGACCATCATTATCCCAGTGGCGACTATCCCCTCGCCCCAAAATCGATTCGCTGGGGCGGGCGGTGGACGGGGACGCCGTTTGCGATTCCCTACGAAGCGCTGATTCCCCAAGCGATGGATGGGTTACTGGCTTGTGAAAAGAATATTTCGGTTTCGCATATTGCTAACGGGGCGACTCGCTTGCAACCCGTGGTTTTAAATACGGGTCAGGCGGCGGGAATGGCGGCGGCGCTGTGCGTTCGACAAGGTTGCCAGCCGCGCGAGTTGTCGGTGCGCGTGCTGCAAGAGGCGCTGCTAACGGATGCGATCGCCCCTGCTGCGATTATCCCTTTGTATAACTTACCGCCCAATCATCCCCGCTGGCTCGATTGGCAGCGCAGTTACTTAAACTCGCCCGAACAATATCCCCCCGATGGCAATTGTCCAGATTGGGATTTACCCGCCCCTCACTCTTCACAATCCTATTCGGGTCTTTTTCAGCGCCACGATGCCCAAACTTATACGGTTTGTCTGGATGCATCTGCGGAAACTTGGAAGTTGGTAACGCTCGATGCCCAAGTGGATCGCCAACTGCAAGCTTATGGCGATCGCCAACCCATTCACCTCTGGGGACGATTCAATTCAGCAGGAAATTGGTTGTTGGTAGAAAAAATAGGCGATCGCCATTTAGACAAAATCACAATTTAA